A region from the Salifodinibacter halophilus genome encodes:
- a CDS encoding ABC transporter ATP-binding protein: MAAIESLDMTIATGELTVLAGPSGCGKTTTLRLINRLEEATSGIVSIDGMDVRAREPTELRRSIGYVMQHSGLFPHRTVRDNIATVPHLLSWSKAQIAQRVDELIETVGLRTEIIDRYPHQLSGGQAQRVGVARALAADPPILLMDEPFAAVDPIVRGRLQREFIQLQEKVEKTIVFVTHDIDEAISLGDRIALFETGGRLAQYAPPADVLAAPANGFVADFLGGERELRRLALMRVAAVETEPGPEVTSDASSASALAAADRYGWSWVVIVGDDGQLIGWVACGDLVGGDSRIDEAVIQPFGQAVSADDTLRTALGAIVTSPLGVVPRVDGARGYAGLVTHASLNQKLA; the protein is encoded by the coding sequence ATGGCGGCGATCGAGTCGCTGGATATGACCATCGCTACCGGTGAGCTTACGGTGCTCGCCGGTCCGTCCGGCTGTGGCAAAACCACCACGCTGCGGCTGATCAACCGGCTTGAGGAAGCAACCAGCGGCATCGTTTCCATCGACGGCATGGACGTGCGCGCGCGTGAGCCAACTGAGCTGCGCCGCAGCATTGGTTACGTGATGCAGCACTCGGGGCTGTTCCCGCATCGGACAGTGCGCGACAACATCGCGACGGTGCCGCATCTATTGTCGTGGAGCAAAGCGCAGATCGCACAACGCGTCGACGAACTGATTGAAACCGTCGGCCTGCGCACGGAGATCATCGACCGCTACCCGCACCAGCTTTCCGGCGGCCAGGCACAACGTGTCGGCGTCGCGCGCGCACTGGCCGCGGATCCGCCGATCCTGCTGATGGACGAGCCTTTCGCGGCGGTCGATCCGATCGTACGGGGGCGCCTGCAGCGTGAATTCATTCAACTGCAGGAAAAGGTTGAAAAGACCATTGTCTTCGTGACCCACGATATTGATGAAGCCATCAGTCTTGGTGACCGTATTGCGCTTTTCGAAACAGGAGGCCGGCTTGCGCAGTATGCGCCGCCGGCTGATGTGCTGGCGGCTCCGGCTAATGGGTTCGTGGCCGATTTTCTGGGCGGCGAGCGTGAGTTGCGGCGCCTAGCGTTGATGCGCGTTGCAGCGGTCGAAACCGAGCCAGGCCCAGAGGTCACCTCGGATGCAAGTTCGGCAAGTGCGCTTGCAGCCGCTGACCGCTATGGATGGAGCTGGGTGGTGATCGTAGGCGACGATGGCCAACTGATCGGCTGGGTGGCGTGCGGTGATCTGGTTGGTGGCGATAGCCGGATTGATGAGGCCGTTATCCAGCCGTTTGGCCAGGCTGTGTCAGCCGACGATACGCTGCGCACCGCGCTCGGCGCTATTGTGACTTCGCCGCTTGGCGTCGTGCCGCGGGTTGATGGCGCACGTGGTTACGCGGGCTTGGTGACCCACGCCAGTCTCAACCAGAAGCTGGCCTAG
- a CDS encoding ABC transporter permease, with translation MRWSWIARHSDTISAALVQHIQLTVLALVIGFAIAFPLALAAIRWPRLHGVSLAATGVLFTVPSLALFILLIPLTGLSLATSLIGLTIYTLLILFRNIVTGLNGVPPDVSEAARALGYSRRWQLLTVELPIALPVIVAGIRIAAVTTIGLVTVTALIGQGGLGQLFITGFTLHFTTPLVVGFVLSVVLAVAVDLLLVGLLWLLTPWQRRRA, from the coding sequence ATGCGCTGGTCGTGGATCGCTCGGCACAGCGATACGATAAGTGCCGCGCTGGTACAACACATCCAATTAACCGTGCTGGCGCTGGTCATCGGGTTCGCGATCGCGTTCCCACTGGCGCTTGCCGCGATCCGTTGGCCGCGACTCCACGGTGTATCGTTAGCCGCAACCGGTGTGTTGTTCACCGTGCCTTCGCTAGCGCTGTTCATCCTGCTGATCCCGCTGACCGGTTTGTCGCTGGCGACCTCGCTGATTGGTCTGACGATCTACACGTTGTTGATTTTGTTCCGCAACATCGTGACTGGCCTGAACGGTGTGCCGCCCGACGTCAGTGAGGCTGCACGTGCGCTCGGCTATTCCCGCCGCTGGCAGTTACTGACCGTGGAATTGCCGATCGCGCTTCCCGTGATTGTGGCCGGCATTCGGATTGCCGCTGTGACCACCATCGGTCTGGTGACGGTTACGGCGCTAATCGGCCAGGGCGGGCTGGGGCAGTTGTTCATCACCGGTTTCACACTGCATTTCACTACGCCGCTTGTTGTGGGCTTTGTGCTGTCGGTCGTCCTAGCGGTTGCGGTCGATCTGCTGCTGGTTGGCCTGCTGTGGCTGCTCACGCCGTGGCAACGGAGGCGCGCGTGA